A genomic window from Streptomyces broussonetiae includes:
- a CDS encoding vWA domain-containing protein, producing the protein MANFSKSNVPQFSMDVYQNEYLPEGGREVNAIVTVTATGGGTIGSSSPQVYPQGGGPSAAVAVMVDCSGSMDYPPTKMRGARDATAAAIDALRDGTHFAVIGGTHVATEVYPGGGRLAIADATTREQAKRALRGLAAGGGTAIGTWLRLADRLLNSADVTIRHGILLTDGRNEHESPEDLRATLQACAGRFTCDARGVGTDWEVKEVTGIASALLGSADIVADPAGLAADFTRMMETAMGKEVADVSLRVWTPVGTAIRFVKQVAPTVEDLTTRRTEAGPRAGDYPTGSWGDESRDYHLCVEVPAAGIGQEMLAARVSLVVPQADNSAQNLGAQGLVRAVWTDDMTASTSINPQVAHYTGQAELAQAIQQGLDLRKAGDFDGATAKLGRAVQLAGASGNADTAKLLAKVVDVVDAATGTVRLKTKVAEADEMTLETRSTKTVRVKK; encoded by the coding sequence ATGGCCAATTTCTCGAAGTCGAACGTGCCGCAGTTCTCGATGGACGTCTACCAGAACGAGTACCTGCCGGAAGGCGGCCGTGAGGTCAACGCGATCGTCACGGTGACCGCGACCGGCGGGGGCACGATCGGCAGCTCCTCGCCCCAGGTGTACCCACAGGGCGGCGGGCCGTCCGCCGCCGTGGCGGTCATGGTCGACTGCTCCGGCTCCATGGACTACCCGCCGACCAAGATGCGCGGCGCCCGGGACGCCACGGCCGCCGCGATCGACGCCCTGCGCGACGGAACGCACTTCGCGGTGATCGGCGGTACGCACGTGGCCACGGAGGTCTATCCGGGCGGCGGGCGGCTCGCGATCGCCGACGCCACCACCCGCGAGCAGGCCAAGCGGGCGCTGCGCGGGCTCGCCGCGGGCGGCGGTACGGCCATCGGCACCTGGCTGCGGCTCGCCGACCGGCTGCTGAACTCGGCGGACGTCACCATCCGGCACGGCATCCTGCTCACCGACGGCCGCAACGAGCACGAGTCGCCCGAGGACCTGCGGGCGACACTCCAGGCGTGCGCCGGGCGGTTCACCTGTGACGCGCGGGGCGTGGGCACCGACTGGGAAGTGAAAGAAGTCACAGGGATCGCCTCCGCGCTGCTCGGCAGCGCGGACATCGTGGCCGACCCGGCCGGTCTCGCCGCCGACTTCACACGGATGATGGAGACGGCCATGGGCAAGGAGGTCGCCGACGTCTCCCTGAGGGTGTGGACGCCGGTCGGCACGGCCATCCGCTTCGTCAAGCAAGTGGCGCCCACCGTCGAGGACCTGACCACCCGCCGTACGGAGGCCGGGCCGCGCGCCGGGGACTACCCGACCGGTTCCTGGGGCGACGAGTCCCGCGACTACCACCTGTGCGTGGAGGTACCGGCGGCCGGGATCGGCCAGGAGATGCTCGCGGCCCGGGTCTCGCTGGTCGTGCCGCAGGCGGACAACTCCGCGCAGAACCTCGGCGCCCAGGGACTCGTACGAGCCGTGTGGACCGACGACATGACGGCCTCCACCTCGATCAACCCCCAAGTCGCCCACTACACCGGACAGGCCGAACTGGCACAAGCCATTCAGCAGGGGCTCGATCTTCGCAAAGCGGGCGATTTCGATGGAGCAACCGCCAAACTGGGACGTGCTGTTCAGCTCGCCGGCGCCTCCGGGAACGCCGATACTGCGAAACTGCTTGCGAAGGTGGTGGACGTTGTCGACGCCGCGACAGGTACTGTGCGGTTGAAGACGAAGGTCGCCGAGGCGGACGAGATGACTCTGGAGACCCGGTCCACAAAGACTGTTCGTGTAAAGAAGTGA
- a CDS encoding FHA domain-containing protein, translating into MPTCPNGHQSGSDDWCEVCGHRMAGAVPPPPPPPPPAAGGHGFPPPAGAGAPGARPPAAAAPEPELCPQCRTPREGGAPFCEECRWNFLTNTATSYTPPAPRPPQPRFQPPSATYGGGEGYEYQGSRPSQVNRPAEPIPSFGSEPSGPTPFGGERARSGPPTSPGPSGPPGFGAVQGPGQGPNSGAPSGFGGQSAGQGPGGPSGFGGGQIPGQTSGQGQGPGPGAPAPAAPPSFGRGPASGPGDPFGREPSAPGAPTPPGPPQGGPGAPGPTGFGGDPSRPVPPPPGPVPPAGPGGAPQAFQQPGPPAPPAFPGESGRPAAGGGPSFGGGDDDWVISPPSSAGPAGPAQGQVPGSPGGGYGYPQAPYAEPTTWTATIGPDREYFMAMMQRSGPEAAGLNLPAYSPEQQRTLSGNQITIGRRRHSTGDTPDIDLAVPAEDPGVSHQHAVLVQQPNGSWAVVDQNSTNGTTVNMSEEPIQPFVPVPLQDGDRVHVGAWTTITVRRG; encoded by the coding sequence ATGCCGACCTGCCCGAACGGACACCAGTCGGGTTCCGACGACTGGTGCGAGGTCTGCGGTCACCGCATGGCCGGTGCCGTACCTCCGCCCCCTCCCCCGCCGCCTCCCGCCGCCGGCGGCCACGGTTTCCCGCCCCCGGCGGGCGCGGGCGCTCCCGGCGCCCGCCCGCCGGCCGCCGCGGCCCCGGAGCCTGAGCTGTGCCCGCAGTGCCGCACGCCCCGCGAGGGCGGCGCGCCCTTCTGCGAGGAGTGCCGGTGGAACTTCCTGACCAACACGGCCACGTCGTACACCCCGCCGGCCCCGCGCCCGCCCCAGCCCCGTTTCCAGCCGCCGAGCGCGACGTACGGCGGCGGTGAGGGGTACGAGTACCAGGGCTCCCGGCCCTCGCAGGTGAACCGGCCCGCCGAACCGATCCCGTCCTTCGGCAGTGAGCCGTCGGGTCCGACGCCGTTCGGCGGCGAGCGCGCCAGGTCCGGCCCGCCGACCTCCCCGGGTCCGTCGGGCCCGCCCGGCTTCGGCGCTGTGCAGGGTCCGGGCCAGGGCCCGAATTCCGGCGCTCCTTCCGGCTTCGGCGGGCAGAGCGCGGGGCAGGGTCCCGGCGGCCCGTCCGGCTTCGGCGGCGGACAGATCCCGGGCCAGACGTCGGGCCAGGGCCAGGGCCCGGGTCCCGGGGCTCCCGCTCCCGCCGCTCCGCCGTCGTTCGGTCGTGGGCCGGCGTCCGGTCCCGGCGACCCCTTCGGCCGTGAGCCCTCCGCTCCCGGCGCCCCCACTCCCCCCGGCCCGCCCCAGGGCGGCCCCGGCGCGCCCGGCCCCACGGGCTTCGGCGGCGACCCCTCGCGTCCGGTTCCGCCGCCGCCCGGGCCGGTCCCGCCCGCCGGCCCCGGCGGTGCCCCGCAGGCGTTCCAGCAGCCCGGTCCGCCCGCGCCGCCCGCGTTCCCGGGCGAGAGCGGCCGGCCGGCCGCCGGCGGCGGTCCCTCCTTCGGCGGCGGTGACGACGACTGGGTGATCTCCCCGCCGTCGTCCGCCGGCCCGGCCGGACCGGCGCAGGGACAGGTGCCCGGCAGCCCGGGCGGCGGGTACGGCTACCCGCAGGCCCCCTACGCGGAGCCGACCACCTGGACCGCGACGATCGGCCCGGACCGCGAGTACTTCATGGCGATGATGCAGCGCTCGGGTCCCGAGGCCGCGGGGCTCAACCTGCCCGCGTACTCGCCCGAGCAGCAGCGCACGCTCAGCGGCAACCAGATCACCATCGGCCGCCGCCGGCACTCCACCGGAGACACCCCCGACATCGACCTCGCGGTGCCGGCGGAGGACCCGGGCGTCTCGCACCAGCACGCGGTGCTGGTGCAGCAGCCCAACGGCAGCTGGGCGGTCGTCGACCAGAACTCGACGAACGGCACCACGGTCAACATGTCCGAGGAGCCGATCCAGCCGTTCGTACCGGTCCCGCTACAGGACGGCGACCGGGTACACGTGGGCGCCTGGACGACGATCACCGTCCGCCGGGGCTGA
- a CDS encoding methyltransferase domain-containing protein has translation MGPYDTETDCLAAAARAALVREIDADGAWAGHPVWREAFAAVPRHLFVPYYYVAGRGGYRRRWGESPDRLARADWVRGAYTDAPLATRLRDGELVSSSSQPSLMARMLVALGVEDGDRVLEVGAGTGYNAALLAHRLGDDGLVTTIDLEPEIAETARRHLQAAGHHPAVVTGDGARGVPERAPFDRIIATCALSTVPRAWLAQCRPGAGILTPLATGLLALTVRDPEHAEGRFLPTAAHFVPLRGEGGTASAGVPRAGLPDRVREQETIRFLLALTRRALDPHAACALWEREGMPERERYGVTVAGEHAWVWLDDPQGPYVWPLP, from the coding sequence ATGGGGCCGTACGACACCGAGACCGACTGCCTGGCCGCCGCCGCGCGGGCCGCACTGGTGCGGGAGATCGACGCCGACGGAGCCTGGGCCGGGCACCCGGTGTGGCGGGAGGCGTTCGCCGCCGTGCCCCGGCACCTCTTCGTGCCGTACTACTACGTCGCCGGGCGCGGCGGGTACCGGCGCCGTTGGGGCGAGAGCCCCGACCGGCTCGCTCGTGCGGACTGGGTGCGCGGCGCCTACACGGACGCCCCGCTGGCCACCCGGCTGCGCGACGGCGAGCTGGTCTCCTCCAGCAGCCAGCCCTCGCTGATGGCCCGGATGCTGGTCGCGCTGGGTGTCGAGGACGGCGACCGGGTCCTGGAGGTGGGCGCCGGAACGGGCTACAACGCGGCCCTGCTCGCCCACCGGCTCGGTGACGACGGCCTCGTCACCACGATCGACCTGGAACCGGAGATCGCCGAGACGGCCCGTCGGCACCTTCAGGCGGCCGGCCACCACCCGGCCGTCGTCACCGGCGACGGCGCCCGCGGAGTGCCCGAACGGGCCCCCTTCGACCGGATCATCGCCACCTGCGCGCTGTCCACGGTCCCGCGTGCCTGGCTCGCCCAGTGCCGCCCCGGCGCCGGGATCCTGACCCCGCTGGCCACCGGTCTGCTGGCGCTGACGGTCCGGGACCCGGAACACGCCGAGGGCCGTTTCCTGCCGACGGCCGCCCACTTCGTACCGCTGCGCGGCGAGGGCGGGACGGCATCGGCGGGGGTACCGCGGGCCGGGCTGCCGGACCGGGTCCGCGAGCAGGAGACGATCCGCTTCCTGCTCGCGCTGACCCGGCGTGCCCTCGATCCGCACGCGGCCTGCGCGCTGTGGGAGCGCGAGGGCATGCCGGAGCGCGAGCGGTACGGCGTCACGGTCGCCGGCGAGCACGCCTGGGTGTGGCTGGACGACCCGCAGGGGCCGTACGTCTGGCCCCTGCCCTGA
- a CDS encoding globin — MKEIRRGTLQEQTFYEQVGGEETFRRLVHRFYQGVAEDPLLRPMYPEEDLGPAEERLALFLMQYWGGPTTYSDNRGHPRLRMRHAPFTVDRAAHDAWLRHMRAAVDELGLSEEHERTLWNYLTYAAQSMVNTPE; from the coding sequence GTGAAAGAGATTCGGCGCGGCACGCTTCAGGAGCAGACCTTCTACGAGCAGGTCGGCGGGGAGGAGACCTTCCGTCGGCTCGTCCACCGTTTCTACCAGGGAGTCGCCGAGGACCCGCTCCTTCGGCCGATGTACCCGGAGGAGGACCTGGGCCCCGCCGAGGAGCGGCTGGCCCTGTTCCTGATGCAGTACTGGGGCGGCCCCACCACCTACAGCGACAACCGCGGCCACCCCCGGCTGCGCATGCGGCACGCGCCGTTCACGGTGGACCGGGCGGCGCACGACGCGTGGCTGAGGCACATGCGGGCGGCCGTGGACGAACTCGGGCTCTCCGAGGAGCACGAGCGGACGCTGTGGAACTACCTGACGTACGCGGCCCAGTCGATGGTGAACACCCCGGAGTGA
- a CDS encoding acyl-CoA thioesterase encodes MRHIYRCPLRWSDMDAYGHVNNAVFLRYLEEARIDFMSGRPAESRQGSVVARHEIDYRRQLVHRPTPVDIELWVTQIKAVSFTVSYEVKDEEAVYARASTVVVPFDFEAQRPRRITDEERAFLEQYTDEAGEAVAA; translated from the coding sequence TTGCGGCACATCTACCGCTGCCCGCTGCGCTGGTCGGACATGGACGCCTACGGCCATGTCAACAACGCGGTCTTCCTGCGCTACCTGGAGGAAGCCCGTATCGACTTCATGTCCGGCCGGCCCGCGGAGTCCCGGCAGGGGTCCGTGGTGGCGCGCCATGAGATCGACTACCGGCGCCAGCTCGTCCACCGGCCCACGCCCGTGGACATCGAGCTGTGGGTCACCCAGATCAAGGCCGTGTCCTTCACCGTCTCCTACGAGGTGAAGGACGAGGAAGCGGTCTACGCACGGGCCTCGACCGTGGTCGTGCCGTTCGACTTCGAGGCCCAGCGCCCGCGGCGGATCACCGACGAGGAGCGCGCGTTCCTCGAGCAGTACACGGACGAGGCCGGGGAGGCCGTCGCCGCATGA
- the ettA gene encoding energy-dependent translational throttle protein EttA, whose amino-acid sequence MAEFIYTMRKARKAHGDKVILDDVTLSFLPGAKIGVVGPNGAGKSTVLKIMAGLEQPSNGDAFLSPGYSVGILLQEPPLNEEKTVLENVQDGVAEVKGKLDRFNEIAEQMATEYTDALMDEMGKLQEELDHANAWDLDAQLEQAMDALGCPPGDWPVTNLSGGEKRRVALCKLLLEQPDLLLLDEPTNHLDAESVNWLEQHLAKYPGTVVAVTHDRYFLDNVAGWICEVDRGRLHGYEGNYSKYLETKAARLKVEGQKDAKRQKRLKEELEWVRSNAKGRQAKSKARLARYEEMAAEADKMRKLDFEEIQIPPGPRLGNVVVEVDKLNKAFGEKVLVDGLSFTLPRNGIVGVIGPNGAGKTTLFKMIQGLETPDSGDIKVGETVKISYVDQSRANLDPKKTLWEVVSDGLDYINVGQVEMPSRAYVSAFGFKGPDQQKPAGVLSGGERNRLNLALTLKQGGNLLLLDEPTNDLDVETLSSLENALLEFPGCAVVVSHDRWFLDRVATHILAYEGESKWFWFEGNFESYEKNKIERLGPDAARPHRATYKKLTRG is encoded by the coding sequence TTGGCTGAGTTCATTTACACCATGCGCAAGGCGCGCAAAGCGCACGGCGACAAGGTGATCCTCGACGACGTCACCCTGAGCTTCCTGCCGGGAGCGAAGATCGGTGTCGTCGGCCCGAACGGTGCCGGTAAGTCGACCGTGCTGAAGATCATGGCTGGTCTTGAGCAGCCGTCGAACGGCGACGCGTTCCTGTCGCCGGGCTACAGCGTCGGCATCCTGCTGCAGGAGCCCCCGCTGAACGAGGAGAAGACCGTCCTGGAGAACGTCCAGGACGGTGTCGCCGAGGTCAAGGGCAAGCTGGACCGGTTCAACGAGATCGCCGAGCAGATGGCGACCGAGTACACCGACGCGCTCATGGACGAGATGGGCAAGCTCCAGGAGGAGCTGGACCACGCCAACGCCTGGGACCTCGACGCCCAGCTCGAGCAGGCCATGGACGCGCTGGGCTGCCCGCCCGGCGACTGGCCCGTCACCAACCTCTCCGGTGGCGAGAAGCGCCGCGTCGCGCTCTGCAAGCTCCTGCTGGAGCAGCCCGACCTGCTGCTCCTCGACGAGCCCACCAACCACCTCGACGCCGAGTCGGTGAACTGGCTGGAGCAGCACCTCGCCAAGTACCCGGGCACCGTCGTGGCCGTCACCCACGACCGGTACTTCCTCGACAACGTCGCCGGCTGGATCTGCGAGGTCGACCGCGGCCGTCTGCACGGCTACGAGGGCAACTACTCCAAGTACCTGGAGACCAAGGCGGCCCGTCTCAAGGTCGAAGGTCAGAAGGACGCCAAGCGGCAGAAGCGGCTCAAGGAAGAGCTGGAGTGGGTCCGCTCCAACGCCAAGGGACGCCAGGCCAAGTCCAAGGCCCGTCTCGCGCGGTACGAGGAGATGGCCGCCGAGGCCGACAAGATGCGGAAGCTGGACTTCGAGGAGATCCAGATCCCGCCGGGCCCGCGGCTCGGCAACGTCGTCGTCGAGGTCGACAAGCTGAACAAGGCCTTCGGCGAGAAGGTCCTCGTCGACGGGCTCTCCTTCACGCTGCCGCGCAACGGCATCGTCGGTGTCATCGGCCCGAACGGCGCCGGCAAGACCACGCTGTTCAAGATGATCCAGGGCCTGGAGACCCCGGACTCCGGCGACATCAAGGTCGGCGAGACCGTCAAGATCTCCTACGTCGACCAGAGCCGCGCGAACCTCGACCCCAAGAAGACGCTGTGGGAGGTCGTGTCCGACGGGCTCGACTACATCAACGTCGGCCAGGTCGAGATGCCGTCCCGCGCGTATGTCTCCGCCTTCGGTTTCAAGGGGCCGGACCAGCAGAAGCCGGCCGGTGTCCTGTCCGGTGGTGAGCGCAACCGCCTCAACCTGGCGCTGACCCTCAAGCAGGGCGGCAACCTGCTGCTCCTCGACGAGCCCACCAACGACCTGGACGTGGAGACCCTGTCCTCCCTCGAGAACGCCCTTCTCGAGTTCCCGGGCTGTGCCGTGGTCGTCTCCCACGACCGGTGGTTCCTCGACCGGGTCGCCACGCACATCCTCGCCTACGAGGGCGAGTCGAAGTGGTTCTGGTTCGAGGGCAACTTCGAGTCGTACGAGAAGAACAAGATCGAGCGGCTCGGTCCGGACGCCGCGCGTCCGCACCGCGCCACCTACAAGAAGCTGACCCGGGGCTGA
- a CDS encoding Cys-Gln thioester bond-forming surface protein, which produces MLGAFSGFHRSAPAARLAAVASVSGIVAAGVLSGAGTAVAEGTPQTQGGATATINGLKTYGEAVIHEAGGDQRVEAGLFEMSVDGGGTLQTYCVDLYSPTQRDAPYRETSWSGTSLGTNKNAGRIRWILQNSYPQVNDLAALARKAGAGSLTEQDAAAGTQVAIWRYSDGAKVDAADPQAEKLADYLQKSARDLAEPQASLTLDPPAVSGRPGALLGPVTVHTNATGVAVSPPADAATTGVRIVDKTGKAVTTAKNGSRLYFDVPKDTEGDASHASGSGGGTAQLTVQASTTVPVGRAFSSDSRSQTQILAGSSESTVSATAGVTWAAEGAIPAVSARKNCADSAVDIIVVNSGDKPFGFALMGAEHTIPAGATRTVTVPLQEDQAYDFTITGPNGFSQRFTGVLDCRTQGVITTQGAKVHNEPSPASVGGGTAAPDTDLAATGGSAITPLIAGAAIGLVVIGGAVLVILRKREQPGD; this is translated from the coding sequence GTGCTTGGTGCGTTCTCTGGGTTTCACCGGTCCGCCCCCGCGGCCCGCCTGGCCGCCGTCGCGTCGGTGTCCGGCATCGTGGCGGCCGGTGTGCTGTCCGGCGCCGGTACGGCTGTGGCCGAGGGGACACCGCAGACCCAGGGCGGGGCGACGGCCACCATCAACGGCCTGAAGACCTACGGCGAGGCCGTGATCCACGAGGCCGGCGGCGACCAGCGGGTGGAGGCGGGCCTGTTCGAGATGTCCGTCGACGGCGGCGGCACCCTGCAGACGTACTGCGTCGACCTGTACAGCCCCACCCAGCGCGATGCGCCCTACCGGGAGACGTCCTGGAGCGGCACCTCGCTGGGCACCAACAAGAACGCCGGCAGGATCCGCTGGATCCTGCAGAACTCCTACCCCCAGGTCAACGACCTCGCCGCACTCGCCCGCAAGGCGGGCGCCGGCAGCCTCACCGAGCAGGACGCGGCAGCCGGCACCCAGGTGGCCATCTGGCGCTACTCCGACGGCGCGAAGGTCGACGCCGCCGACCCGCAGGCCGAGAAGCTCGCCGACTACCTGCAGAAGAGCGCCCGTGACCTCGCCGAACCGCAGGCCTCGCTCACCCTGGACCCGCCCGCGGTGTCCGGGCGGCCCGGCGCGCTGCTGGGACCGGTGACCGTGCACACCAACGCGACCGGTGTCGCGGTCAGCCCGCCGGCGGACGCAGCCACCACCGGGGTGCGGATCGTCGACAAGACCGGCAAGGCGGTCACCACCGCGAAGAACGGCAGCCGGCTGTACTTCGACGTCCCCAAGGACACGGAGGGGGATGCTTCGCACGCGTCCGGAAGTGGGGGAGGCACCGCCCAGCTGACCGTGCAGGCGTCGACCACCGTGCCAGTGGGCCGTGCGTTCTCCTCGGACAGCCGCAGCCAGACCCAGATACTGGCCGGGTCCAGCGAGTCAACGGTCTCCGCGACCGCCGGCGTCACCTGGGCGGCCGAGGGCGCCATACCGGCGGTCTCGGCTCGCAAGAACTGTGCGGACAGCGCCGTGGACATCATCGTGGTGAACTCCGGCGACAAGCCGTTCGGCTTCGCGCTGATGGGTGCCGAGCACACCATCCCCGCGGGCGCCACCCGCACGGTGACGGTCCCGCTCCAGGAGGACCAGGCCTACGACTTCACGATCACCGGTCCGAACGGCTTCAGCCAGCGTTTCACCGGCGTCCTCGACTGCAGGACCCAGGGCGTGATCACGACCCAGGGCGCCAAGGTCCACAACGAGCCCAGCCCCGCCTCGGTGGGCGGCGGCACCGCGGCTCCCGACACCGACCTCGCCGCGACGGGCGGCTCCGCGATCACCCCCCTGATCGCGGGCGCGGCCATCGGGCTGGTCGTCATCGGCGGTGCGGTCCTGGTGATCCTGCGCAAGCGGGAGCAGCCGGGCGACTGA
- a CDS encoding single-stranded DNA-binding protein, whose translation MNETIVCVVGNVATQPVYRELAAGPSARFRLAVTSRYWDREKSAWTDGHTNFFTVWANRQLAVNVMASVEVGQPVVVQGRLKVRTEVRDGQQQWASADIDAAAIGHDLARGTAAFQRAARPETQPSATRPEPNWETPRPADDRTEAGTGQERHQQAAVPVMVT comes from the coding sequence ATGAACGAGACCATCGTCTGCGTGGTGGGCAACGTGGCGACCCAGCCGGTGTACCGGGAGCTGGCGGCGGGTCCGTCGGCCCGGTTCCGGCTGGCGGTGACCTCCCGCTACTGGGACCGCGAGAAGAGCGCCTGGACGGACGGGCACACCAACTTCTTCACGGTGTGGGCCAATCGCCAGCTCGCGGTCAACGTGATGGCGTCGGTGGAGGTGGGCCAGCCCGTCGTCGTCCAGGGTCGGCTCAAGGTGCGCACGGAGGTCCGCGACGGTCAGCAGCAGTGGGCCTCCGCCGACATCGACGCCGCGGCGATCGGCCATGACCTCGCCCGCGGTACGGCGGCCTTCCAGCGCGCGGCCAGGCCGGAGACACAGCCGTCGGCGACGAGGCCGGAGCCGAACTGGGAGACACCGCGCCCCGCGGACGACCGGACCGAGGCAGGAACCGGTCAAGAACGTCATCAACAGGCCGCAGTGCCCGTCATGGTGACGTGA
- a CDS encoding YfjP family GTPase, whose protein sequence is MTAVTDQEHTDHIDHLGRVGRMEHDSNDRVELGEGAMDGRTGTSGTGTGIRADGTDGAAGAGDDGAVSQPYARVQDEGGARRGAAGHGGVGTMGAYRQDRAGGVGGAGETGPGDAGDAGDARRVDGDGVDLFPPQRPEPRKDPDRTAAPPRRVPPPHPRIPAALSLHGPGPDADPESAESDEAWDDGLIARRVTEATAAALAAERATAMETSGRGHGSQTPAPLAYDGKLRSRLDALRELVGLSRTRLDSETLAEAGRVLDEAAARRKLSGRHTVVAIAGATGSGKSQLFNALAGVAISETGVRRPTTAAPIACSWSDGAASLIDRLGIPGRLRRRPLQSADTEGQLRGLVLVDLPDHDSAAAEHRKQVDRILKLVDAVIWVVDPEKYADAVLHERYLRPLAGHAEVMFVVLNQVDRLPGDAADQVLDDLRRLLDEDGVALGEHGEPGATVLALSALTGQGVADLRESLGEFVAERGAAARRVAADVDAAAAELRPVYTTVRRSGLSEEAREEFAARLADAVGATAAGEAAERAWLRNAGRACGTPWLRLWRWYQHRGESPTGRHLVRTQPDEEATARQRVEQAVRTVSDRASAGLPAPWAQAVREAAARGSQGLSEALDELAERAGLPPGRPPRPGWWPAAVLVQAAMTLLQVIGGLWLVGQIAGVMAPNLGVPVLLMVCGIIGGPMVEWGCRMAARGPARRYGQDAERRLREAAASCGRARVLDPVAAELLRYREVREQYGRVVRDGSGARVR, encoded by the coding sequence GTGACCGCTGTCACTGACCAGGAGCACACGGATCACATTGACCACTTGGGACGCGTGGGGCGCATGGAGCACGACAGCAACGACCGGGTGGAGCTGGGCGAGGGCGCGATGGACGGCCGTACCGGTACGTCCGGCACCGGCACCGGGATCCGGGCCGACGGCACGGACGGCGCGGCCGGGGCCGGCGACGACGGCGCGGTGAGCCAGCCGTACGCGCGCGTGCAGGACGAGGGCGGCGCCCGCCGGGGCGCTGCCGGGCACGGCGGCGTCGGCACGATGGGTGCGTACCGGCAAGACAGAGCCGGTGGAGTGGGTGGAGCAGGTGAAACAGGTCCAGGGGACGCAGGGGACGCAGGGGACGCGCGCCGGGTAGACGGCGACGGTGTCGACTTGTTCCCGCCTCAGCGCCCGGAGCCGAGGAAGGACCCGGACAGGACCGCCGCGCCGCCGCGGCGTGTTCCGCCCCCGCACCCCCGCATCCCGGCCGCCCTCAGCCTCCACGGGCCCGGCCCGGACGCCGACCCCGAGTCGGCGGAGTCGGACGAGGCCTGGGACGACGGGCTGATCGCCCGGCGGGTCACCGAGGCCACCGCCGCCGCCCTCGCGGCCGAACGGGCCACGGCCATGGAGACCTCGGGCCGCGGCCACGGCAGCCAGACCCCGGCCCCGCTGGCCTACGACGGCAAGCTGCGCTCCCGCCTGGACGCCCTGCGCGAGCTGGTCGGGCTCTCCCGCACCCGGCTGGACAGCGAGACCCTGGCCGAGGCGGGCCGGGTCCTGGACGAGGCGGCCGCCCGCCGCAAGCTGTCCGGTCGGCACACGGTCGTCGCCATCGCGGGCGCGACCGGCAGCGGCAAGTCGCAGCTGTTCAACGCCCTTGCCGGAGTGGCCATTTCGGAGACCGGGGTGCGGCGTCCGACCACGGCCGCGCCCATCGCGTGCAGCTGGAGCGACGGCGCCGCGAGCCTCATCGACCGGCTCGGTATCCCGGGCCGGCTGCGCCGCCGCCCGCTGCAGAGCGCGGATACCGAGGGGCAGCTGCGCGGTCTGGTCCTGGTCGACCTGCCCGACCACGACTCCGCCGCCGCGGAGCACCGCAAGCAGGTCGACCGCATCCTGAAACTGGTCGACGCGGTGATCTGGGTCGTCGACCCGGAGAAGTACGCCGACGCCGTGCTGCACGAGCGCTATCTGCGCCCCCTGGCCGGTCACGCGGAGGTCATGTTCGTCGTCCTCAACCAGGTCGACCGGCTGCCCGGGGACGCCGCCGACCAGGTCCTGGACGACCTGCGGCGGCTGTTGGACGAGGACGGCGTCGCCCTCGGCGAGCACGGCGAACCCGGCGCCACGGTGCTCGCGCTGTCCGCGCTCACTGGCCAGGGCGTCGCGGACCTGCGCGAGAGCCTCGGCGAGTTCGTGGCCGAGCGCGGTGCGGCGGCCCGCCGGGTCGCGGCCGACGTGGACGCCGCCGCGGCCGAGCTGCGGCCCGTCTACACCACGGTGCGCCGGTCCGGCCTCAGCGAGGAGGCGCGCGAGGAGTTCGCCGCGCGGCTCGCGGACGCGGTCGGCGCCACCGCGGCGGGCGAGGCCGCTGAGCGCGCCTGGCTGCGCAACGCGGGCCGCGCCTGCGGCACGCCCTGGCTCCGGCTGTGGCGCTGGTACCAGCATCGCGGCGAGTCTCCCACCGGCCGCCACCTCGTGCGGACCCAGCCCGACGAGGAGGCGACGGCCCGCCAGCGCGTGGAGCAGGCGGTCCGTACGGTCTCCGACCGGGCCTCGGCCGGGCTGCCCGCACCCTGGGCGCAGGCGGTGCGCGAGGCGGCCGCACGCGGGTCCCAGGGACTGTCCGAGGCGCTGGACGAGCTGGCGGAACGGGCCGGCCTGCCGCCGGGGCGCCCGCCGCGCCCGGGGTGGTGGCCGGCGGCGGTGCTGGTCCAGGCGGCGATGACGCTGCTGCAGGTCATCGGCGGCCTGTGGCTGGTCGGGCAGATCGCCGGTGTCATGGCACCCAACCTGGGGGTTCCGGTGCTGCTGATGGTGTGCGGGATCATCGGCGGGCCGATGGTCGAGTGGGGCTGCCGGATGGCGGCGAGAGGCCCGGCCCGGCGCTACGGCCAGGACGCGGAACGGCGCCTGCGCGAGGCGGCGGCGAGCTGCGGCCGGGCCCGGGTGCTCGATCCGGTGGCGGCGGAGCTGCTGCGCTACCGGGAGGTGCGGGAGCAGTACGGCAGGGTGGTGCGGGACGGGAGCGGGGCGCGGGTGCGGTGA